One Megasphaera elsdenii DSM 20460 genomic window carries:
- a CDS encoding MarR family winged helix-turn-helix transcriptional regulator has product MDVRDRKDDELIRQLFCTTRIFSRTLNGCVAPLGLHSSEWMVLNFIHLNDGIAQADLIRYFKVEAAAITRTLSRLEKKGLISRHPMEKGRGKYIELTEAGRDLFAKAEPFVTAHRRQALQGLSATERQQLLTLCAKVQAALEAE; this is encoded by the coding sequence ATGGACGTACGAGATCGGAAAGATGATGAATTGATACGACAATTATTCTGTACGACCCGGATTTTTTCCCGGACTTTGAACGGCTGTGTGGCCCCTTTAGGACTTCACAGCTCGGAATGGATGGTCCTGAACTTCATTCACTTGAATGACGGCATTGCCCAGGCCGATTTGATTCGTTATTTCAAGGTGGAAGCGGCGGCGATTACGCGCACGTTGAGCCGGCTGGAGAAGAAAGGCCTGATTAGCCGTCATCCTATGGAGAAAGGGCGGGGTAAGTACATCGAATTGACCGAAGCCGGCCGGGACCTGTTTGCCAAAGCGGAACCTTTTGTAACGGCCCATCGGAGACAGGCCTTGCAGGGATTGTCAGCAACGGAACGTCAGCAGCTATTGACGTTGTGTGCGAAAGTCCAAGCGGCTTTAGAGGCGGAATAG
- a CDS encoding 2-hydroxyacid dehydrogenase → MKIVLLESLGISQELLDSYVKPLKEKGYEFAAYERNDDPAVQIEEAKDADILIIANMPLKAEVINACPNLKYIDVAFTGVDHVALDAAKAKGIKVSNASGYSTVAVAELTIAMMLDLLRRVPQVDAACRAGGTKAGLVGNELEGKTVALVGTGHIGHRVAELVHAFGAKVIAYNGFSHKADTELIKYLPMKEMMEQADIVSLHCPVTDKSKGLINKETLSYMKPTAFLINEARGPVVVSQDLADALNSGKIAGAGIDVFENEPPLDTNHPLLHAKNTIVTPHVAFATAESMAKRAVIVFDNIDAYLAGNQKNVIL, encoded by the coding sequence ATGAAAATTGTCTTGTTGGAATCGTTAGGTATCAGCCAGGAATTGCTTGATTCGTATGTAAAACCCTTGAAGGAAAAAGGCTATGAATTTGCTGCGTATGAACGCAATGATGACCCAGCCGTCCAGATTGAAGAAGCGAAGGACGCCGATATCCTCATCATCGCCAACATGCCCCTCAAAGCCGAAGTCATCAATGCCTGCCCGAACCTGAAGTACATCGACGTTGCCTTTACCGGTGTCGACCACGTCGCCCTGGATGCTGCCAAAGCCAAAGGCATCAAAGTCAGCAATGCATCGGGCTATTCGACGGTTGCCGTTGCTGAATTGACCATCGCCATGATGCTCGACTTGCTCCGCCGCGTTCCCCAGGTCGATGCGGCTTGCCGTGCTGGAGGCACGAAGGCCGGCCTTGTCGGCAACGAACTGGAAGGGAAGACAGTTGCCCTCGTCGGCACTGGCCACATCGGTCATCGCGTTGCCGAACTGGTCCATGCCTTTGGTGCTAAAGTCATCGCCTATAACGGCTTCTCTCATAAAGCCGATACGGAACTGATCAAATACTTGCCCATGAAAGAAATGATGGAACAGGCCGATATTGTCAGCCTCCATTGCCCGGTAACGGATAAATCGAAGGGCTTGATCAATAAAGAAACTTTGTCGTATATGAAACCGACAGCCTTCCTCATCAATGAAGCCCGTGGCCCTGTCGTCGTATCCCAGGACTTGGCCGATGCCTTGAACAGCGGTAAAATCGCCGGCGCCGGCATTGATGTCTTTGAAAACGAACCGCCTCTTGACACCAATCATCCGCTGCTTCACGCTAAGAATACCATCGTCACGCCGCACGTCGCCTTCGCTACGGCCGAATCCATGGCAAAACGCGCCGTCATTGTCTTTGACAATATTGACGCTTACTTAGCGGGTAACCAGAAAAACGTCATCCTCTAA